A segment of the Fibrobacter succinogenes subsp. succinogenes S85 genome:
ACAATGGAGCCCACCTCATCCCGTAAAAGCGTTTTCGATTCACACAAAAAAAGCGTGGAATCGTCCGCGCCATCGTAGTTGAGGTAACGACCAAGTAAACCTTAAGCAAAATAAACGCAAACGACCCACACCATAGGGTGTGAGTGTCTGCCCTTTTTCTCTTGCTTAGAAAGTTTTGGTCGTTTTTCAACTACAAGAATAAGAGCGAACTCTAAATTATGTCAATGTAAATATAAGTAAATAGTGAAATTTTCCAAAGCCCTTTTTTATATCGAGAAAAAATTGAAAAAAATTCCCCATTCCCTTGCCAAATTAAAATTTCATTCCTACATTTATAGTATGAAGATGAACGCAGTAATCCGTTTCAACCGTTGGTGGTGGGGCTCTACGAAATAGAGTCCGGTTTGCTGATTTCATCAAGTGTTTGTAAAAGGCTTTCGGGACTCTCCGGAAGCCGATTTTTTTTGGTTTCTGGACTCGCAGCGCCTCAGCAGGCATAGAGACTTTAACCCTTAACTAGATCCTTCGACTTCGGGCTCCGCCCATCGCTCAGGATGACAGAACAACAATGACCTCTACAACTTCTAACAACGGTTTCTTTGACAAGTTCGGCGGCAAGTACGTTGCCGAAATCATCCGCCGCCCGCTCGACGACCTCGAAGCGGCATTCAACAAGTACATCCACGATCCGGAATTTCTCGAAGAACTCCGCATCATCCAGCGCGACTACATTGGCCGCGAAACTCCGCTGTACTTTGCCCCGACGGCAACCAAGCTCTTGGGCGGTGCGCAGATTTACATCAAGCTCGAAGGTCTCGCCAACACAGGCGCCCACAAAATCAACAACGCTATCGGTCAGTGCCTTTTGGCCAAGAAGATGGGCAAGACCCGCATCATCGCCGAAACGGGCGCCGGCCAGCATGGCCTCGCCACTGCTGCCGCTTGCGCAAAGCTCGGCCTCGAATGCGTCGTGTACATGGGTGAAGTCGATGTCCGTCGTCAGCAGCCGAACGTAGCAACGATGGAAATGTACGGTGCAAAGGTCGTGCCGGTCACAAGCGGTAGCCGCACACTCAAGGATGCCGTGAACGAAGCTATGCGTGACTGGGCCACAAACTTCCAGAACACGCACTATGTGCTCGGCTCCGCACTCGGCCCTGCCCCGTTCCCGGATATCGTTCGCACCTTCCAGTCCATCATCGGTGAAGAAGTCAAGCGCCAGGCCGCCGAACGCAACATCGACATCGCAGCCGTTGTCGCTTGCGTGGGTGGCGGTAGCAACTCCATCGGTGTGTTCACTCCGTTTATCGAAGACAAGAATGTACGATTGATTGGTGCAGAAGCCGGTGGCGTTGGCCCGAATGTCGGTGAAAACGCAGCCCGCATGACGGGTAACGCAAGCCGCGAAGGCATCGTGCAGGGTTACAAGAGCCGCTTCCTCATTGACGAAGACGGTCAATCCATGCCGACGCGCTCCATTTCGGCAGGTCTCGACTATATGGGCATTGGCCCGCAGCTCGCCGCTCTCGGTGAATCTGGCCGCGTGGAATTCACGGCAATTCTCGACAAGGAAGCTCTTGAAGCCGTCAAGTTCTTCGCCCGTAACGAAGGCATTTTGTTCGCACTCGAAAGCGCTCACGCCGGTGCAGCCGCCATGAAGATCGCGAAGGAACTCCCGAAAGACAAGGCGCTCGTCATCAACATGAGTGGCCGCGGTGACAAGGACATCTTCATCACAAGCCCGGTGTTCCGCCCCGAA
Coding sequences within it:
- the trpB gene encoding tryptophan synthase subunit beta; translated protein: MTSTTSNNGFFDKFGGKYVAEIIRRPLDDLEAAFNKYIHDPEFLEELRIIQRDYIGRETPLYFAPTATKLLGGAQIYIKLEGLANTGAHKINNAIGQCLLAKKMGKTRIIAETGAGQHGLATAAACAKLGLECVVYMGEVDVRRQQPNVATMEMYGAKVVPVTSGSRTLKDAVNEAMRDWATNFQNTHYVLGSALGPAPFPDIVRTFQSIIGEEVKRQAAERNIDIAAVVACVGGGSNSIGVFTPFIEDKNVRLIGAEAGGVGPNVGENAARMTGNASREGIVQGYKSRFLIDEDGQSMPTRSISAGLDYMGIGPQLAALGESGRVEFTAILDKEALEAVKFFARNEGILFALESAHAGAAAMKIAKELPKDKALVINMSGRGDKDIFITSPVFRPEKWKEFLKAELVRLENNEDIHDAEIMTRK